A single Natrinema pellirubrum DSM 15624 DNA region contains:
- a CDS encoding Mrp/NBP35 family ATP-binding protein, which produces MSITEHELEIKLEGVEDPDIGEDIVSLGLVNDVRIDDETARISLALNAPYAPSELELGNRVRDVIEDAGLEPDLRAHVDEDHGFDQEVLPRVRNVIAVSSGKGGVGKTTVAANLAAGLQKRGAMVGLLDADIHGPNVPQILPVESEPGVTPNEEIVPPRSDGVRVISMGMMMEDEDDPAILRGPMVNKFMMKFLEGVEWGRLDYLIVDLPPGTGDATLNLLQSMPVTGSVVVTTPQEMALDDTRKGIQMFNKHDTPVLGVVENMSSFVCPSCGDQHGLFGTGGADTIVDKYDVPLLGRIPIHPDFGADGSEGALVKDDDSEVQDSLEDVVGEIADRIGEQNRRKVSENVSHEPTNKLPTETED; this is translated from the coding sequence ATGAGCATCACTGAACACGAACTCGAAATCAAACTCGAGGGGGTCGAGGACCCCGACATCGGCGAGGACATCGTCTCGCTGGGGCTGGTCAACGACGTCCGGATCGACGACGAGACCGCCCGGATCTCGCTGGCCCTCAACGCGCCGTATGCGCCCTCGGAACTGGAACTTGGCAACCGAGTCCGTGACGTCATCGAAGACGCCGGCCTCGAGCCCGACCTGCGGGCACACGTCGACGAGGACCACGGCTTCGATCAGGAGGTCCTCCCGCGGGTTCGCAACGTCATCGCCGTCTCCTCGGGCAAAGGCGGCGTCGGCAAGACGACGGTCGCGGCCAACCTCGCGGCCGGCCTCCAGAAACGCGGCGCGATGGTCGGGCTACTCGACGCCGACATCCACGGGCCGAACGTCCCCCAGATCCTGCCGGTCGAGAGCGAGCCTGGCGTCACGCCCAACGAGGAAATCGTCCCGCCGCGATCGGACGGCGTCCGCGTCATCAGCATGGGGATGATGATGGAAGACGAGGACGACCCCGCAATCTTGCGCGGCCCGATGGTCAACAAGTTCATGATGAAGTTCCTCGAGGGCGTCGAGTGGGGCCGACTCGACTACCTCATCGTCGACCTGCCGCCGGGGACCGGCGACGCGACGCTGAACCTCTTGCAGTCGATGCCGGTGACCGGGTCGGTCGTCGTCACGACGCCTCAGGAGATGGCCCTGGACGACACCCGCAAGGGGATCCAGATGTTCAACAAACACGACACGCCGGTACTGGGCGTCGTCGAGAACATGAGTTCGTTCGTCTGTCCGTCCTGTGGCGACCAGCACGGGCTGTTCGGGACCGGCGGGGCCGACACCATCGTCGACAAGTACGACGTGCCGTTGCTGGGTCGGATCCCGATCCACCCCGACTTCGGGGCCGACGGCAGCGAAGGGGCCCTCGTCAAGGACGACGACAGCGAGGTCCAGGACTCCCTCGAGGACGTCGTCGGCGAGATCGCCGACCGGATCGGCGAGCAGAACCGCCGCAAAGTCTCGGAGAACGTCTCCCACGAACCGACGAACAAGCTGCCGACCGAGACGGAAGACTGA
- a CDS encoding cupin domain-containing protein, which produces MLDSYAESIADLEPADGEVETAELAVSDDVLVKAFALGPGAELEAHDHPDSTNVFHVLEGTVTVVQGDESEAIEAPGVVHHERGVDHGARNETDETVIFTASLCPLPS; this is translated from the coding sequence ATGCTCGATAGCTACGCCGAATCGATCGCCGACCTCGAGCCGGCCGACGGCGAGGTCGAGACCGCGGAACTGGCCGTCAGCGACGACGTCCTGGTGAAGGCCTTCGCCCTCGGCCCGGGCGCGGAACTCGAGGCCCACGACCACCCCGATAGCACGAACGTCTTTCACGTCCTCGAGGGGACGGTAACCGTCGTCCAGGGCGACGAAAGCGAGGCCATCGAGGCGCCCGGCGTCGTCCACCACGAGCGTGGTGTCGACCACGGCGCGAGAAACGAGACCGACGAGACGGTGATCTTCACCGCGAGTCTCTGTCCGCTGCCGTCCTAA